A stretch of Oryza brachyantha chromosome 4, ObraRS2, whole genome shotgun sequence DNA encodes these proteins:
- the LOC102701997 gene encoding glucan endo-1,3-beta-glucosidase 14-like — MAAGEQPGTRSSPPRTSGLFLLVLAVILSDQMLAASAQGMSIGINYGQIADNLPSPARVSRLLRSMQISKVKLYDADQNVLSAFLDTGVEFVVGIGNENVSAMVDPAAAQAWVQQHVRPYLPSARITCITVGNEVFKGNDTALKANLLPAMQSVYQAVVALGLQGQVNVTTAHSLDIMGSSYPPSAGAFQPDVVPYIQPLLNFLSMASSPFLINCYPYFAYKADPGSVPLEYVLFQPNAGVTDPNTKLNYDNMLYAQIDSVYAAMQALGHTDVDVKISETGWPSRGDPDEAGATPEYAGIYIGNLLRRIEMKQGTPLRPSSPIDVYVFALFNENLKPGPASERNYGLFYPDGTPVYNVGLRGYLPPMDESKSARKVVPLLSLIAIASIILILS; from the exons ATGGCAGCCGGAGAGCAACCGGGAAccaggtcgtcgccgccgcggacgtCCGGCTTGTTCCTTCTCGTCCTCGCTGTCATCCTCTCAG ATCAAATGCTAGCGGCATCAGCTCAAGGCATGTCAATTGGGATCAATTACGGGCAGATCGCGGACAACCTCCCTTCTCCGGCCAGGGTCTCACGGCTCCTCCGGTCGATGCAGATCAGCAAGGTGAAGCTCTACGACGCCGACCAGAACGTCCTGAGCGCGTTCCTCGACACGGGCGTGGAGTTCGTCGTCGGCATCGGCAACGAGAACGTGTCGGCGATGGtggacccggcggcggcgcaggcgtgGGTGCAGCAGCACGTCCGGCCGTACCTCCCGAGCGCGCGCATCACCTGCATCACCGTCGGGAACGAGGTGTTCAAGGGAAACGACACCGCGCTCAAGGCCAACCTCCTGCCGGCGATGCAGTCGGTGTACCAGGCCGTCGTCGCGCTCGGGCTGCAGGGCCAGGTGAACGTCACGACGGCGCACTCCCTGGACATCATGGGCAGCTCCTACCCTCCCTCCGCCGGCGCGTTCCAACCGGACGTCGTGCCGTACATCCAGCCGCTGCTCAACTTCCTGTCCATGGCGAGCTCGCCGTTCCTGATCAACTGCTACCCGTACTTCGCCTACAAGGCCGACCCCGGCAGCGTGCCGCTGGAGTACGTCCTCTTCCAGCCCAACGCCGGCGTGACCGACCCCAACACGAAGCTCAACTACGACAACATGTTGTACGCCCAGATCGACTCGGTGTACGCGGCGATGCAGGCGCTGGGCCACACCGACGTCGACGTGAAGATCTCCGAGACCGGGTGGCCGTCCAGGGGCGACCCCGACGAGGCCGGCGCGACGCCGGAGTACGCCGGGATCTACATCGGCAACCTCCTGCGGAGGATCGAGATGAAGCAAGGGACGCCGCTgaggccgtcgtcgcccaTCGACGTCTACGTCTTCGCGCTCTTCAACGAGAACCTCAAGCCGGGGCCGGCCTCCGAGCGGAACTACGGGCTGTTCTACCCCGACGGCACGCCGGTCTACAACGTCGGCCTGCGCGGGTATCTCCCGCCGATGGACGAATCGAAGAGCGCGCGAAAG GTGGTTCCATTGTTATCCCTCATCGCCATTGCATCGATCATTCTCATCTTATCCTGA
- the LOC102706281 gene encoding alpha carbonic anhydrase 1, chloroplastic-like, with translation MAASHGNAIFVLLLCTLFLSSFACDSGGVKFGYTGSVGPAYWGNLSSNFTRCSKGKQQSPINIKTSELVHDPKMEPLHRNYTAANATLVDNIFNIALRCGDAAGAVSINGKKYTLKQMHWHSPSEHTINGHRFPLELHMVHSDDNGNITVVAFLYRFGRPDPFFSQIQDKLAQLYAEGCKAEKGTPLPAGFVSMLSLRQHVHMYYRYVGSLTTPPCAENVIWNIPARVREMTQQQAAALMAPLEEGYRRNNRPTQRTNGRTVQLYHRFWGNKKSP, from the exons ATGGCAGCTTCTCATGGAAATGCGATCTTTGTTCTGCTGCTGTGCACCTTGTTTCTCTCGTCCTTTGCATGTGACAGCG GTGGAGTGAAATTTGGTTACACTGGTTCTGTTGGCCCTGCCTACTGGGGAAACCTGAGCTCCAACTTCACTCGTTGCTCGAAAGGAAAGCAGCAGTCGCCGATCAACATCAAGACTAGCGAGCTGGTTCATGACCCGAAAATGGAGCCACTCCATAGGAATTACACCGCTGCAAATGCTACCCTCGTCGACAACATCTTCAACATCGCG cTGCGGTGTGGAGACGCTGCAGGGGCTGTGAGCATTAACGGGAAGAAGTACACGCTGAAGCAGATGCATTGGCACTCTCCTTCTGAGCACACCATCAACGGCCACAG GTTTCCACTGGAGCTCCACATGGTTCACTCCGACGACAATGGCAACATCACCGTTGTGGCCTTCCTCTATCGATTCGGCAGGCCAGACCCGTTCTTCTCACAG ATTCAGGATAAGCTGGCTCAGCTCTACGCAGAGGGCTGCAAGGCAGAGAAAGGCACCCCGCTTCCTGCCGGATTTGTGAGCATGCTGTCGCTGAGGCAGCACGTGCACATGTACTACAGATACGTCGGGTCACTGACcacgccgccgtgcgccgagAACGTGATCTGGAACATCCCTGCCAGG GTGAGAGAGATGACGCAGCAGCAGGCTGCCGCACTGATGGCTCCCCTGGAGGAAGGGTACCGGCGGAACAACAGGCCGACGCAGCGGACGAACGGCCGCACCGTGCAGCTCTACCACAGGTTCTGGGGGAACAAGAAGTCCCCGTAG